In one Oscillospiraceae bacterium genomic region, the following are encoded:
- the spoIIID gene encoding sporulation transcriptional regulator SpoIIID produces MKGNIEERACQLALYIIENKATVRAAAQKFGISKSTVHKDLSERLPAFNKPLYQQVKGVLDENKAERHIRGGIATRKKYRGT; encoded by the coding sequence TTGAAAGGGAACATCGAGGAGCGCGCCTGCCAACTGGCGCTTTACATCATAGAGAATAAGGCGACGGTGCGCGCGGCGGCCCAGAAATTCGGCATCAGCAAATCCACGGTCCACAAGGACCTCTCCGAGCGCCTGCCCGCGTTCAACAAGCCCCTCTACCAGCAGGTAAAAGGGGTGCTGGACGAGAACAAGGCCGAGCGCCATATCCGGGGCGGAATCGCCACCCGCAAGAAGTACAGGGGCACCTGA
- a CDS encoding peptidase M4 has translation MKTRRFLSLALSLALACSLSLPAAAAEETADQALSRVTAQVKQTLSIGGEYDEFYGSSYQNVLSTVWSLNWSAKDGSSLYVEAEDDGTVLFCHRGDPDYAGGGYDPAFPSLDRAQAQALVQAFLDKVLRAGLESARFDEGGSSGSQRSSYRFTGTILLNGIPSPLRFSAGVRASDGAVTDFSRDSTGQTYLGGVPAADAAVSRDEALSLLKSTLSLRLEYVRPEGEDTAVLRYLPEAGDSYYVDGGSGELVNLSELYRALEKDGSFYNTAAGGGAAPTPAPTEAAADAGAALTAAEQAGIEKLEGVLSREALDAKVRAYAALGLEGYALTNTSYAVDRETGAVTASLRYVRQAEEGSWRRTATVDAKSGALLALSGSMPYDENRAAALTAGQAQSKAEAFLKALWGAQFAKTGLYDQVADVSRGRYTFTFAQKANGYFFPENIITVGVDVLDGSICALRRSFDDGVKFDAASGLVGEDAALDAWLASFPAELAYMSVPQALDPDSGEAKPLLDMGLSYFYALKPGYALGENGCSGVDAKTGACVAQASYREAAYAYDDMEGHWAQKQVEALADYGAGFPGGSFRPNEALTQADMLTLLLSAQGYTGQDADALYQEAYYLGFLTPDRRQDGKQLTRAEAVALLLDALGYGKAARLEGIYTCGFADAASIPAQYRGYAAIAQALGVVTGDSAGNFNANRTATRLEGALMLYNYMSR, from the coding sequence ATGAAAACGAGACGGTTCCTGTCCCTCGCACTCTCCCTGGCGCTGGCCTGCTCCCTCTCCCTGCCCGCCGCCGCGGCGGAGGAGACCGCGGATCAGGCCCTCTCCCGCGTCACGGCCCAGGTCAAGCAGACCCTGTCCATCGGCGGTGAATATGACGAATTCTACGGCAGCTCCTATCAAAACGTCCTGTCCACGGTGTGGTCCCTGAACTGGAGCGCCAAGGACGGCTCCAGCCTCTACGTGGAGGCGGAGGACGACGGCACCGTGCTCTTCTGCCACCGCGGCGATCCCGACTACGCGGGCGGCGGGTACGATCCCGCCTTCCCGTCCCTGGACCGCGCGCAGGCCCAGGCGCTGGTCCAGGCTTTTCTGGACAAGGTGCTCCGGGCGGGGCTGGAGTCCGCCCGCTTTGACGAGGGCGGCAGCTCCGGCAGCCAGCGCAGCTCCTACCGCTTTACCGGGACCATTCTCCTGAACGGGATCCCCTCGCCCCTGCGCTTCTCGGCCGGCGTGCGCGCCTCCGACGGGGCGGTCACCGATTTCAGCCGGGACAGCACCGGGCAAACTTACCTGGGCGGCGTGCCCGCCGCCGACGCGGCCGTCTCCCGGGACGAGGCCCTCTCCCTGCTCAAGTCCACCCTTTCCCTGCGGCTGGAGTACGTGCGCCCCGAGGGGGAGGACACCGCCGTGCTGCGCTACCTGCCCGAGGCGGGGGATTCCTACTACGTGGACGGGGGGAGCGGGGAACTGGTCAACCTGTCCGAGCTCTACCGGGCGCTGGAGAAGGACGGCAGCTTCTACAATACCGCGGCGGGCGGCGGCGCCGCCCCCACCCCGGCGCCCACAGAGGCGGCGGCCGACGCCGGGGCCGCCCTCACCGCCGCCGAGCAGGCGGGGATCGAGAAGCTGGAGGGCGTGCTCTCCCGTGAGGCCCTGGACGCCAAGGTGCGCGCATACGCCGCCCTGGGGCTGGAGGGGTACGCCCTGACCAACACCTCCTACGCGGTGGACCGGGAGACCGGGGCGGTGACCGCCTCCCTGCGCTACGTCCGCCAGGCGGAGGAGGGCTCCTGGCGGCGCACAGCCACCGTGGACGCCAAGAGCGGGGCGCTGCTCGCCCTCTCCGGCTCCATGCCCTACGACGAGAACCGCGCGGCCGCCCTCACCGCCGGACAGGCCCAGTCCAAGGCGGAGGCCTTCCTCAAGGCCCTGTGGGGCGCGCAGTTTGCCAAGACCGGCCTGTACGACCAGGTGGCGGACGTGAGCCGCGGGCGGTACACCTTCACCTTCGCCCAGAAGGCCAACGGCTACTTCTTCCCGGAAAATATTATCACCGTGGGCGTGGACGTGCTGGACGGCTCCATCTGCGCCTTGCGCCGCAGCTTTGACGACGGGGTGAAGTTCGACGCCGCCAGCGGCCTGGTGGGGGAGGACGCGGCCCTGGACGCCTGGCTGGCCTCCTTCCCGGCGGAGCTGGCCTACATGTCGGTGCCCCAGGCCCTGGACCCCGACTCCGGCGAGGCCAAACCCCTGCTGGACATGGGCCTGAGCTACTTCTACGCCCTCAAGCCCGGCTACGCGCTGGGGGAGAACGGCTGCTCCGGCGTGGACGCCAAAACCGGGGCGTGCGTGGCGCAGGCCTCCTATCGCGAGGCCGCCTACGCCTACGACGATATGGAGGGCCACTGGGCCCAAAAGCAGGTGGAGGCCCTGGCGGACTACGGCGCGGGCTTCCCCGGCGGCTCCTTCCGGCCCAACGAGGCCCTGACCCAGGCGGATATGCTCACGCTGCTGCTCAGCGCCCAGGGCTACACGGGCCAGGACGCGGACGCCCTGTACCAGGAGGCCTACTATCTGGGCTTCCTCACCCCGGACCGGCGGCAGGACGGCAAGCAGCTCACCCGGGCGGAGGCGGTGGCCCTGCTGCTGGACGCCCTGGGCTACGGCAAGGCCGCCCGGCTGGAGGGGATCTACACCTGCGGCTTTGCCGACGCGGCCAGCATCCCGGCGCAATACCGGGGCTACGCGGCCATCGCCCAGGCCCTGGGCGTGGTCACCGGCGACAGCGCGGGCAACTTCAACGCCAACCGCACCGCCACCCGGCTGGAGGGCGCCCTCATGCTCTACAACTATATGAGCCGCTGA